One genomic window of Sodaliphilus pleomorphus includes the following:
- a CDS encoding alpha-N-acetylglucosaminidase — protein sequence MKKINFAHLLLLLLAISIITPPTAQAGGDVQQAQALARRLSPRLAGKVVFRQLLLNGNNDAFGIEGKDGKVVITGNNANSMAVGLNYYLKKYCLTTVSWYADVPVELPATLPDVAVAHTSTARVPQRFFLNYCTFGYSMPFWQWKDWERFIDWMALNGVNMPLAITGQESVWYNVWTRLGMTDEQVRSYFTGPVYLPWHRMSNIDGWCGPLPKQWLEGQTALQKLILARERALGMRPVLPAFAGHVPRELKTLYPNADIKHLGQWDGFADQYRTYFLNSEDPLYAKIQKMFLQEQSRLFGTDHIYGVDLFNEVAPPSLEPGYLNQVSRHIYESLKAVDKKAQWLQMGWFLYYQRKDFTPERTRAMLTGVPQGKMTMLDYFAERTEVWRMHDKFYGQPYIWCYLGNFGGNTVLHGNVKQAGERLEQALREGGRNLKGIGSTLEGLDVQQFPFEYIFDKAWTSPAGDAQVASDVADRHAGYRSPQARKAWDLLYNHVLTFPAGTRYGTAATTNPVLGKLGHRSAMRYDPALLTQAWQALAAQDSVVTDAMRIDMVWTGRQLLGDLFGYEKLLFDKALAARDTVAMHEYGNEMLSLLGDIDCLNAQEPHCTLDAWVRQARAMGTDKATSDYYEMNARRIITTWGGDLNGYACRGWSGLVRDYYLPCWQAYIDEAMQAARAGRPFDEKGFNQRLERFQLAWCEPGTPHDEGMDYPHDVLALSRMLLKKYRTELAAFIQAHTATASNKK from the coding sequence ATGAAAAAAATCAACTTCGCCCACCTTCTTCTTCTCCTCCTTGCGATTTCAATCATTACACCCCCGACCGCACAGGCCGGCGGCGACGTGCAGCAAGCCCAGGCACTGGCCCGGCGCCTGTCGCCGCGACTGGCCGGCAAAGTGGTGTTCAGGCAGTTGCTGCTCAACGGCAACAACGACGCCTTCGGTATCGAGGGCAAAGACGGCAAGGTCGTCATCACCGGCAACAATGCCAACTCGATGGCCGTTGGCCTAAACTACTATCTCAAGAAATACTGCCTCACCACCGTGTCGTGGTATGCCGACGTGCCCGTCGAGCTGCCCGCCACGCTGCCCGACGTTGCAGTGGCCCACACCTCGACAGCCCGCGTGCCACAGCGATTTTTTCTGAACTACTGCACCTTCGGCTACTCGATGCCCTTCTGGCAATGGAAAGACTGGGAGCGCTTCATCGACTGGATGGCCCTCAACGGTGTCAACATGCCGCTGGCCATCACCGGCCAGGAAAGCGTGTGGTACAACGTGTGGACCCGTCTGGGCATGACCGATGAGCAAGTGCGCAGCTACTTCACCGGCCCCGTCTACCTGCCCTGGCACCGCATGTCGAACATCGACGGCTGGTGCGGGCCCCTGCCCAAGCAGTGGCTCGAGGGCCAGACAGCCCTGCAAAAGCTCATACTGGCACGTGAGCGCGCACTGGGCATGCGCCCCGTGCTTCCCGCCTTTGCAGGCCACGTGCCGCGCGAGCTCAAGACACTGTATCCCAATGCCGACATCAAGCACCTGGGCCAGTGGGACGGCTTTGCCGACCAGTACCGCACCTACTTCCTCAACAGCGAGGACCCGCTCTATGCCAAAATCCAGAAGATGTTTCTGCAAGAGCAATCGCGCCTCTTCGGCACCGACCACATCTATGGCGTCGACCTCTTCAACGAGGTGGCGCCGCCCAGCCTCGAGCCCGGCTACCTCAACCAGGTGTCGCGGCACATCTACGAGTCGCTCAAGGCCGTCGACAAGAAGGCTCAATGGCTGCAAATGGGGTGGTTTCTCTACTACCAGCGCAAAGACTTCACCCCCGAGCGCACCCGGGCCATGCTCACCGGCGTGCCCCAGGGCAAGATGACCATGCTCGACTACTTTGCCGAGCGCACCGAGGTGTGGCGCATGCACGACAAGTTCTACGGCCAGCCCTACATATGGTGCTACCTGGGCAACTTCGGCGGCAACACCGTGCTGCACGGCAACGTCAAGCAGGCAGGCGAGCGCCTGGAGCAAGCCCTGCGCGAGGGCGGACGCAACCTCAAGGGCATAGGCTCAACTCTCGAAGGCCTCGACGTGCAGCAGTTCCCCTTTGAGTACATCTTCGACAAGGCATGGACAAGCCCCGCAGGCGACGCCCAGGTGGCCAGCGACGTGGCCGACCGCCATGCCGGCTACCGCTCGCCACAGGCCCGCAAGGCTTGGGACCTGCTCTACAACCACGTGCTCACCTTCCCGGCCGGCACCAGATATGGCACCGCCGCCACCACCAATCCCGTGCTGGGCAAGCTGGGACACCGCTCGGCCATGCGCTACGATCCCGCCCTGCTGACCCAGGCCTGGCAAGCCCTGGCCGCCCAAGACAGCGTGGTGACCGATGCCATGCGCATCGACATGGTGTGGACCGGCCGCCAGCTGCTGGGCGACCTGTTCGGCTACGAGAAACTCCTCTTCGACAAGGCACTTGCCGCCCGCGACACCGTGGCCATGCACGAGTACGGCAACGAGATGCTGAGCCTGCTGGGCGACATCGACTGCCTCAACGCCCAAGAGCCCCACTGCACCCTCGATGCCTGGGTGCGCCAGGCACGCGCCATGGGCACCGACAAGGCCACAAGCGACTACTACGAGATGAACGCCCGCCGCATCATCACCACCTGGGGCGGCGACCTCAACGGCTATGCCTGCCGCGGCTGGAGCGGACTGGTGCGCGACTACTACCTGCCCTGCTGGCAGGCCTACATCGACGAGGCCATGCAGGCAGCACGTGCAGGCCGCCCCTTCGACGAGAAAGGCTTCAACCAGCGCTTGGAACGCTTCCAGCTGGCCTGGTGCGAACCCGGCACCCCGCACGACGAGGGCATGGACTACCCCCACGACGTGCTCGCCCTCTCGCGCATGCTCCTCAAGAAATACCGCACCGAGCTCGCCGCCTTCATCCAAGCCCACACAGCTACCGCAAGCAACAAAAAATAA
- a CDS encoding glycerate kinase, with product MCKIILAFDKFKGSATSREIAQAAQQGIARTVPGAHVTALPVADGGEGTVEAIASSLPQARTQTVRVCAPLPGLPPVEAQYIVDETSHTAVMELSAASGLTLVPRAQRNVMQASTRGTGMMIAHAIMQEGCRHIVVGLGGSATTDCATGLLSALGFDFLDAQGHSVAPCGAGLASIDSIDSSKVPAQVRHTRFTIFADVDNPLLGPEGAACTFAPQKGATPRQVELLEAGARNLARLMPAGTASRPGAGAAGGTGAGMMAWLDCEMLPGAQAVLDFLKFDEKIKGASLIITGEGRIDAQTAMGKTPAAVLKAGHRQGTPVVALCGTLDTGFDVDTLGFDAVLPIVAGPTTLAQAIDRDTCLRNVERTVAQVMKLLKLTI from the coding sequence ATGTGCAAGATCATACTGGCATTCGACAAGTTCAAGGGCTCGGCCACATCACGCGAGATTGCCCAAGCTGCACAGCAGGGCATAGCCCGGACGGTGCCTGGAGCACATGTGACGGCGCTGCCTGTGGCCGACGGCGGCGAGGGCACTGTCGAGGCCATTGCCTCGTCGCTGCCGCAAGCCCGCACCCAAACGGTGAGGGTGTGCGCGCCGCTGCCCGGGCTGCCGCCGGTCGAGGCGCAATACATCGTCGACGAGACAAGCCACACAGCTGTGATGGAGCTCTCGGCGGCAAGCGGCCTCACGCTGGTGCCGCGAGCACAACGCAACGTGATGCAGGCCTCGACACGCGGCACTGGCATGATGATCGCCCACGCCATCATGCAGGAGGGGTGCCGCCACATCGTGGTGGGCTTGGGCGGCAGCGCCACGACCGACTGTGCCACAGGACTGCTCTCGGCGCTGGGCTTCGACTTTCTCGATGCCCAAGGCCACAGCGTGGCACCGTGCGGAGCCGGGCTGGCGAGCATCGATAGCATCGACAGCAGCAAGGTGCCCGCCCAGGTGAGGCACACGCGCTTCACCATCTTTGCCGACGTCGACAACCCACTGCTCGGTCCCGAGGGAGCCGCCTGCACCTTTGCTCCGCAGAAGGGTGCCACCCCCCGGCAGGTGGAGCTACTCGAAGCCGGTGCACGCAACCTGGCGCGGCTCATGCCAGCAGGCACGGCAAGCCGGCCAGGAGCAGGGGCGGCAGGCGGGACAGGGGCAGGCATGATGGCGTGGCTCGACTGCGAGATGCTGCCTGGAGCCCAAGCCGTGCTCGACTTCCTGAAATTTGACGAGAAGATAAAAGGTGCCAGCCTCATCATCACGGGCGAGGGCCGCATCGACGCCCAGACGGCCATGGGGAAAACTCCCGCCGCAGTGCTCAAGGCCGGCCACAGGCAAGGCACGCCAGTAGTGGCCCTGTGCGGCACGCTCGACACGGGCTTCGATGTCGACACACTGGGCTTCGACGCCGTGCTGCCCATCGTTGCCGGACCCACAACACTGGCACAGGCCATCGACCGCGACACCTGCCTGCGCAATGTGGAGCGCACGGTAGCGCAAGTCATGAAACTACTAAAACTAACGATATGA
- the rsmI gene encoding 16S rRNA (cytidine(1402)-2'-O)-methyltransferase — protein MSGKLYIVPTPVGNLDDMTPRAINTLREAQLILAEDTRTSGVLMKHFGINTPMRSHHKFNEHETLPGLVHELQAGAVMALVTDAGTPGISDPGFLLVRECRRHDIEVETLPGATAFVPALVNSGLPCERFAFEGFLPPKKGRATRLAALASEQRTMIFYESPLRLAKTLKQLAEAFGPDRQASVSREISKLHNSTRNGTLEQLAQYYETNAPRGEIVLVVAGHEPQAAVKVDKYAKFKNKNNINNSTI, from the coding sequence ATGTCAGGGAAATTATACATAGTGCCTACCCCCGTGGGGAATCTCGACGACATGACGCCTCGGGCAATCAACACATTGCGCGAGGCACAGTTGATTCTTGCCGAGGATACCCGCACAAGCGGAGTGCTGATGAAGCACTTCGGCATCAACACGCCCATGCGCAGCCACCACAAGTTTAACGAGCACGAAACCCTGCCCGGACTCGTGCACGAGCTGCAGGCAGGCGCCGTGATGGCACTGGTGACCGATGCCGGCACGCCGGGCATCAGCGACCCGGGCTTCCTGCTGGTGCGCGAGTGTCGCCGTCACGACATCGAGGTCGAGACACTGCCCGGAGCCACGGCATTTGTGCCGGCGCTGGTCAACTCGGGCCTGCCCTGCGAGCGTTTTGCCTTCGAGGGCTTCCTGCCGCCCAAGAAAGGACGCGCCACGCGGCTTGCAGCCCTTGCCAGCGAGCAACGCACCATGATATTCTACGAGTCGCCCTTGCGCCTGGCCAAGACCCTCAAGCAGCTGGCCGAGGCTTTCGGCCCCGACCGCCAGGCCTCGGTGAGCCGTGAGATTTCAAAGCTGCACAACAGCACCCGCAACGGCACGCTCGAGCAACTGGCCCAGTACTACGAGACCAACGCCCCACGGGGCGAGATTGTGCTGGTGGTGGCCGGTCACGAGCCCCAGGCGGCTGTAAAAGTCGACAAGTACGCCAAGTTTAAAAACAAGAACAACATAAATAATTCAACAATATGA
- the dacB gene encoding D-alanyl-D-alanine carboxypeptidase/D-alanyl-D-alanine-endopeptidase has protein sequence MKKIATTIAAVLTAIASWAITTPGAQQAIDALASDSALEHASMSIAVADIAADTIVASHNINLACITASTMKTVTSATALLLLSPSYTFHTPVYLVGETKGNKFKGDIVIKGSGDPTLGSAYCPATPDIVGEITSALQQRGIKKVTGQIVAVDTLIPFPGYNGWWDCGDLSTDYGMGVHGINYSDNRTHLKFTGTGNGTIAQARFEPPAPGVGIVNRLDPGGSNDALSLYLDTGNPAVVLAGEAAARDYDILVACPTPAAMLTDSLQRALSNQGIKFKLKPGAAGKTKHCDTTLLVMHKSPKLASIVSSLLDRSDNMWTEALLRAIALHSGRRPTASQGVEVVDSLWQASGLDTGAKFQYDGSGLARANKNSARFFVKMLDYMATHPVEGTCLHQLMPKAGKRIGKLLPATSLSTGIVLKSGSMTQVQCYVGYYPASNPRYSWAVLINNWNCSRAALKNKIDNMLIGIFGDMH, from the coding sequence ATGAAGAAAATTGCAACTACTATTGCAGCAGTGCTCACCGCCATCGCCTCGTGGGCCATCACCACGCCGGGCGCACAGCAAGCTATCGACGCCCTGGCCAGCGACTCGGCCCTGGAGCACGCCTCGATGAGCATCGCCGTGGCCGATATTGCAGCCGACACCATCGTGGCCAGCCACAATATCAACCTGGCATGCATCACGGCATCGACCATGAAGACGGTGACCTCGGCCACAGCCCTCTTGCTGCTCTCGCCCAGCTACACCTTTCACACACCCGTGTATCTTGTGGGCGAGACCAAAGGCAACAAGTTTAAGGGCGACATTGTGATCAAGGGCAGCGGCGACCCCACGCTGGGCTCGGCCTACTGCCCCGCCACCCCCGACATCGTGGGCGAAATCACCAGTGCCCTGCAACAGCGGGGCATCAAGAAAGTAACCGGCCAAATCGTGGCCGTCGACACGCTCATCCCCTTTCCGGGCTACAACGGCTGGTGGGACTGCGGCGACCTGAGCACCGACTATGGCATGGGCGTGCACGGCATCAACTACAGCGACAACCGCACCCATCTCAAGTTCACTGGCACAGGCAACGGCACAATCGCGCAAGCACGCTTTGAGCCCCCGGCACCCGGGGTGGGCATCGTCAACCGCCTGGATCCCGGGGGCAGCAACGACGCGCTGAGCCTGTATCTCGACACCGGCAACCCGGCTGTCGTGCTGGCTGGCGAGGCAGCCGCACGCGACTACGACATTCTCGTGGCCTGCCCCACCCCGGCAGCCATGCTCACCGACAGCCTGCAGCGCGCCCTCTCCAACCAAGGCATCAAGTTCAAGCTCAAGCCTGGCGCCGCCGGCAAGACGAAGCACTGCGACACCACCCTGCTCGTCATGCACAAGTCGCCCAAGCTCGCCTCCATCGTGAGCTCGCTGCTCGACCGCAGCGACAACATGTGGACCGAGGCCCTGCTGCGCGCCATAGCACTGCACAGCGGCCGCCGCCCCACCGCCAGCCAGGGCGTGGAGGTGGTCGACAGCCTGTGGCAAGCCAGCGGGCTCGACACTGGCGCCAAGTTCCAGTACGACGGCAGCGGCCTGGCCCGAGCCAACAAAAACTCGGCCCGCTTCTTTGTGAAAATGCTCGACTACATGGCCACCCACCCTGTCGAGGGTACCTGCCTGCACCAGCTCATGCCCAAAGCCGGCAAGCGCATAGGCAAGCTCCTGCCAGCCACCTCGTTGAGCACTGGCATCGTGCTCAAGTCGGGCAGCATGACCCAGGTGCAATGCTATGTGGGCTACTACCCGGCCAGCAATCCTCGCTACTCGTGGGCCGTGCTCATCAACAACTGGAACTGCAGCCGCGCCGCACTGAAAAACAAGATCGACAACATGCTTATCGGCATCTTTGGCGACATGCACTGA
- a CDS encoding HD family phosphohydrolase yields the protein MIDIQANKEEFNALLRQVNREGTDYLIEDLENLGFYDAPASTRFHLDSDGGLVVHSLNTCKAGLFLREKMIAMKPELKGLLLEDSVIVATLLHDVCKADVYQKVVKRRKDQFGNWKDVKGYDVDYSNFPMGHGEKSAIVVLRSGFDIHDDEMLAIRWHMTAWDLAFQNPEARNNINTARNKYPLCSLVNLADGIAANLLEWGTNEQEEL from the coding sequence ATGATTGATATCCAAGCCAACAAAGAAGAATTCAACGCCCTGCTGCGCCAAGTGAACCGCGAGGGCACCGACTACTTGATCGAGGACCTTGAGAACCTGGGCTTCTACGACGCCCCGGCAAGCACCCGCTTCCATCTCGACAGCGACGGCGGCCTGGTAGTGCACTCGCTCAACACCTGCAAGGCAGGCCTCTTCTTGCGCGAGAAGATGATAGCGATGAAGCCCGAGCTCAAGGGCCTGCTGCTCGAGGACAGCGTGATTGTGGCCACATTGCTGCACGACGTGTGCAAGGCCGACGTGTACCAGAAAGTGGTGAAACGCCGCAAAGACCAGTTTGGCAACTGGAAAGACGTGAAGGGCTATGACGTGGACTACAGCAATTTCCCCATGGGCCACGGCGAGAAAAGCGCCATTGTGGTGTTGCGCAGCGGCTTCGACATTCACGACGACGAGATGCTGGCCATACGCTGGCACATGACCGCCTGGGACCTCGCCTTTCAGAACCCAGAGGCCCGCAACAACATCAATACCGCCCGCAACAAGTACCCCTTGTGCTCGCTCGTGAACCTGGCCGACGGCATTGCCGCCAACCTGCTGGAGTGGGGCACCAACGAGCAAGAGGAATTGTAA
- a CDS encoding DUF6249 domain-containing protein, translated as MNKVIVTLLLLLTASVVTPAWSSKTSVSMKGDTTTVIEDGDTTRVVGGINIGKIIERALGDTLVSTADSAEDADGAADDAAAYDNREANMRARQAMMQEMVQNIVTCTVVGVIFIIFFSLLFYYLHRKAKYRMMEKAIENNYPLPGTPMMGRQAPVQSQPVAQPQSQSQSQSQSAAPQPPVAGLANLGFNNVQPYLDWRSFHRSFMLIAVGVALMLFFAAAGSIEMVALMSILVLIGAAQALINYQQQKQVIARQLWQQQHGQQPAAQPQQPPVFKPHNNPEPANNDTQAGEQPQQ; from the coding sequence ATGAACAAAGTCATAGTCACATTACTCCTCCTCCTCACAGCCTCGGTCGTGACGCCTGCCTGGAGCAGCAAGACCAGTGTGAGCATGAAAGGCGATACCACCACAGTCATCGAGGACGGCGACACCACGCGGGTGGTGGGCGGTATCAACATTGGTAAAATCATCGAACGCGCTCTTGGCGACACCCTCGTGTCGACGGCCGATTCTGCCGAAGACGCCGATGGTGCCGCCGATGATGCCGCAGCCTACGACAATCGGGAAGCCAACATGCGTGCGCGCCAAGCCATGATGCAGGAAATGGTGCAAAACATAGTGACGTGCACCGTGGTTGGCGTGATTTTCATCATCTTCTTTTCGCTGCTGTTCTATTACTTGCACCGCAAGGCCAAATACCGCATGATGGAGAAGGCTATCGAAAACAACTACCCCTTGCCTGGCACACCCATGATGGGACGGCAGGCCCCCGTTCAGTCACAGCCTGTAGCTCAGCCGCAATCTCAGTCTCAATCTCAGTCGCAGTCGGCAGCCCCCCAGCCCCCGGTTGCAGGCTTGGCCAACCTGGGCTTCAACAACGTGCAGCCCTACCTCGACTGGAGGTCGTTCCATCGCAGCTTCATGCTCATCGCCGTGGGTGTGGCCCTCATGCTCTTCTTTGCCGCGGCTGGCTCTATCGAGATGGTGGCATTGATGTCGATACTGGTGTTGATAGGTGCTGCACAGGCCCTGATCAACTACCAGCAGCAGAAGCAGGTGATAGCTCGCCAGCTGTGGCAGCAGCAACACGGCCAGCAGCCGGCTGCACAGCCTCAGCAACCGCCAGTGTTCAAGCCGCACAACAACCCTGAGCCTGCCAATAACGACACTCAAGCCGGCGAGCAACCTCAACAGTGA
- a CDS encoding RNA polymerase sigma factor, whose product MLSKLEELKLISQCVLVDDRRAFGKLVEAYQPRLRKFLLNLTAGDVMLTDDLAQETFVKAYVSIRSFKGISSFGTWLYRIAYNEFYNEKRRRHEDSLPDTAETCMEPTSAHQDATEAQLTVMRAMQSLNDVERTAVTLFYIEDQPIKKIALIMHMPEGSVKSSLHRAKEKMRKTINFENNYNFV is encoded by the coding sequence ATGTTGAGCAAACTCGAAGAACTGAAACTGATTTCCCAATGCGTGCTGGTCGATGACCGGCGCGCCTTTGGGAAACTCGTCGAGGCCTATCAGCCTCGCTTGCGCAAGTTCCTGCTCAATCTCACCGCCGGCGACGTGATGCTCACCGACGACCTGGCCCAGGAAACCTTTGTCAAGGCCTATGTGAGCATTCGCTCTTTCAAGGGCATCTCGAGCTTTGGCACCTGGCTCTACCGCATAGCCTACAACGAGTTCTACAACGAGAAGCGCCGGCGCCACGAGGACTCGCTGCCCGACACGGCCGAGACTTGCATGGAACCCACCTCAGCGCACCAGGATGCCACCGAGGCGCAACTCACGGTGATGCGCGCCATGCAGTCGCTCAACGATGTGGAGCGCACGGCCGTGACTCTCTTCTACATCGAGGACCAGCCCATCAAGAAAATTGCCCTCATCATGCACATGCCCGAGGGCAGCGTCAAGTCGAGCCTGCACAGGGCCAAGGAGAAGATGAGAAAGACTATAAATTTTGAAAACAACTATAATTTCGTATAG
- a CDS encoding transposase — MKATFGTTKKGTWAYIQKSVRIDGKSTTKTVRRLGLLEDIRRKYGCQDPRQWVRDLAARMTEEEKAGRERISVDFYPGQTVGKGDLPLRAGGDLMLLPLYNRLGLPRMCAEIKKASKAKFDLDGILRTLVTGRMLFPCSKQRTLRKAQGLVRPPKFGEADMYRALSLLSGHIDDIQAGVYACSARFMERRDRVIYYDCTNYYFEIEDNDRDTVNIETGELVAGLRKRGKSKENRPSPIVQMGMFMDMDGIPLAFVVFPGNESEQATLQPLEDVLRRKFGLTEFVVSTDAGLASEGNRRYNMDQGRDYICVQSIPSLPAADRRAAVDPRGWRLGYCADGEKARLLHEKYSDGGLYNLDVLREGGQADSSLLRQTTFYKEILVDKTVKGLNPQWLEARRENPGATPVDARGRRIRQWQSSSRAERVIITYSHDFALFLRHKRAERLAAARKIVARGQANPRRSQQSPLNYIETIHKTDDGQTAVKTEMVINDDILGQEEKLDGFYAYATSLDDEAAFVLKARSFHHEIEHLFRTTKTHLEARPVYLSRQDRIRSHFLVCFLALLLLKLLQKQLADSFPEAYKEHPLTVDQLIDTLQNLRFGQIQGLGYVPMFQRTSLTDQLQELAGVEVNKQIITKAAMNAFYRKVNKG, encoded by the coding sequence ATGAAGGCGACATTCGGCACTACGAAGAAGGGCACGTGGGCTTACATCCAGAAGTCGGTGCGCATCGACGGCAAGTCTACCACCAAGACTGTCAGGCGGCTGGGGCTGCTTGAGGACATCAGGCGCAAGTACGGCTGCCAGGACCCGCGCCAGTGGGTCAGGGACCTGGCGGCCCGCATGACCGAGGAGGAGAAGGCCGGCAGGGAGCGCATTTCGGTTGACTTCTACCCGGGCCAGACCGTGGGCAAGGGCGACCTGCCTCTGCGGGCGGGCGGCGACCTGATGCTGCTGCCGCTTTACAACAGGCTCGGCCTGCCCCGCATGTGCGCCGAGATCAAGAAGGCGAGCAAGGCGAAGTTCGACCTCGACGGGATATTGAGGACGCTGGTCACGGGCCGTATGCTCTTCCCCTGCTCCAAGCAGAGGACGCTGCGGAAGGCGCAGGGGCTGGTGCGGCCTCCGAAGTTCGGCGAGGCCGACATGTACCGGGCCCTGAGCCTGCTCTCGGGCCACATCGACGACATCCAGGCCGGCGTCTACGCCTGCTCGGCCAGGTTCATGGAACGCAGGGACAGGGTGATCTACTACGACTGCACCAACTACTACTTCGAGATCGAGGACAACGACAGGGACACGGTGAACATAGAGACCGGCGAGCTCGTGGCCGGGCTGCGCAAGCGCGGCAAGTCGAAAGAGAACCGGCCCAGCCCCATCGTGCAGATGGGCATGTTCATGGACATGGACGGCATCCCGCTGGCCTTTGTGGTCTTCCCGGGCAACGAGTCGGAGCAGGCCACGCTCCAGCCGCTCGAGGATGTGCTGAGGCGCAAGTTCGGCCTGACCGAGTTCGTCGTCTCCACCGACGCCGGCCTGGCCTCGGAGGGCAACCGGCGCTACAACATGGACCAGGGCCGCGACTACATCTGCGTCCAGTCGATCCCCTCGCTGCCCGCCGCCGACCGCCGGGCCGCCGTCGACCCCAGGGGCTGGAGGCTGGGCTACTGCGCCGACGGGGAAAAGGCCAGGCTGCTGCACGAGAAGTACTCCGACGGCGGCCTCTACAACCTGGACGTGCTGCGCGAGGGCGGCCAGGCTGACAGCTCCCTGCTGCGCCAGACCACATTCTACAAGGAGATACTTGTCGACAAAACCGTGAAAGGCCTCAACCCGCAGTGGCTCGAGGCCCGCAGGGAGAACCCCGGCGCAACGCCCGTCGACGCCCGGGGGCGACGCATCAGGCAATGGCAAAGCTCCTCCAGGGCCGAGAGGGTCATCATCACCTACAGCCACGACTTCGCCCTCTTCCTCAGGCACAAGCGCGCCGAGCGCCTCGCGGCGGCCAGGAAGATAGTGGCCAGGGGGCAGGCCAACCCGCGCCGCTCGCAGCAGTCACCGCTCAACTACATAGAGACCATACACAAGACCGACGACGGACAGACGGCCGTCAAGACCGAGATGGTCATCAATGACGACATCCTAGGGCAGGAGGAGAAGCTCGACGGCTTCTACGCCTACGCCACCTCGCTCGACGACGAGGCCGCGTTCGTGCTCAAGGCACGCTCCTTCCATCACGAGATAGAGCACCTGTTCCGCACCACCAAGACCCACCTCGAGGCCAGACCCGTCTACCTCTCCAGGCAGGACCGCATCCGCTCCCACTTCCTCGTCTGCTTCCTCGCACTGCTGCTGCTCAAGCTCCTGCAAAAGCAGCTGGCCGACTCGTTCCCCGAGGCCTACAAGGAGCACCCCCTGACCGTCGACCAGCTGATCGACACTCTCCAGAACCTGCGCTTCGGACAAATCCAGGGACTGGGATACGTGCCCATGTTCCAGCGCACCAGCCTCACCGACCAACTGCAAGAGCTTGCCGGTGTGGAAGTTAACAAACAGATAATCACAAAAGCAGCGATGAACGCGTTCTACCGAAAGGTTAACAAAGGTTAA
- the cmk gene encoding (d)CMP kinase: protein MEKKLINVAIDGTSSSGKSTMAKALAKYAGYTYIDTGAMYRAVTLYCLQHGYIKDGKVDVQRLVAALGDIKISFKLDGGVQHTCLNGVDVEKEIRGLEVSNNVSPVAAVPQVRHELVRQQQELGRGKGVVMDGRDIGTTVLPDAEIKIYVTSSPEVRARRRYREMLTKGETGVTLDEVVANVRMRDHIDSTRAESPLRKAEGACELDSTPMSADEQNQWMIDYFKHWMEDHGYQG, encoded by the coding sequence ATGGAAAAGAAACTCATCAATGTGGCCATCGACGGCACCTCGTCGAGCGGCAAGAGCACAATGGCCAAGGCCCTGGCCAAGTATGCAGGCTACACCTACATCGACACGGGCGCCATGTATCGTGCCGTTACGCTCTACTGCCTGCAGCATGGCTACATCAAGGATGGCAAGGTCGATGTGCAGCGCCTTGTTGCCGCCCTTGGCGACATCAAGATATCGTTTAAGCTCGACGGCGGCGTGCAGCACACCTGCCTCAACGGCGTCGACGTGGAGAAAGAAATACGTGGTCTCGAGGTGAGCAACAACGTGAGTCCCGTGGCCGCAGTGCCGCAGGTGCGCCACGAGCTGGTGCGGCAGCAGCAGGAGCTGGGTCGCGGCAAGGGCGTGGTGATGGACGGCCGCGACATAGGTACCACCGTGCTCCCCGATGCCGAAATCAAGATATATGTGACCTCGAGCCCCGAGGTGCGCGCCCGGCGCCGCTATCGCGAGATGCTGACCAAGGGCGAGACTGGCGTCACCCTCGACGAGGTGGTGGCCAACGTGCGCATGCGCGACCACATCGACTCTACCCGCGCCGAGAGCCCCCTGCGCAAGGCCGAGGGCGCTTGTGAGCTCGACAGCACTCCCATGAGTGCCGACGAGCAAAACCAGTGGATGATCGACTACTTCAAGCATTGGATGGAAGACCACGGTTATCAGGGTTGA